One Limnochordia bacterium DNA window includes the following coding sequences:
- a CDS encoding LacI family transcriptional regulator — MTVSLKDVAEEAGVSVCTVSRVINNTYRHRVSDATRKRVLSVIEELNYEPNVSARALARKQTFLIGLLVSKLAASFMAEIVQGIQDEADKSDYSLLFYSTGDDVTKEKACFEALRRKRADGIIYMAGASSFCGSHEGTKYLNELTGRGIKMVQLCSNHPQLSSPYVLVDNEAGGYMATKHLLDLGHTRIAHFHEHTTREGQERYHGYKLALDVAGVPCIPELVERCSFDWRSGYGAMERLLNGANPPTAVFACDDMSAWGATQAAIDRGVRVPEDVAIVGYDDLAIAEFMPTGLTTIHQPKGDLGAAAVKLLLKQIDGQQSSNIVLQPELVVRQSCGAYSGPRFSALA, encoded by the coding sequence ATGACCGTATCTTTGAAAGATGTTGCAGAGGAAGCCGGAGTATCGGTTTGTACTGTTTCGCGGGTAATCAATAACACATATAGGCACAGGGTAAGCGATGCCACCCGGAAACGGGTATTGTCTGTAATTGAGGAGCTAAACTACGAGCCCAATGTTAGTGCAAGGGCCCTTGCTAGAAAACAGACGTTCCTGATCGGTCTGTTGGTTTCAAAGTTAGCGGCTTCCTTTATGGCTGAGATTGTCCAAGGAATACAAGATGAAGCGGACAAATCTGACTACAGCCTGTTGTTCTATAGTACAGGCGATGATGTTACCAAGGAAAAGGCGTGTTTTGAAGCCCTGCGGCGGAAGCGGGCTGATGGTATCATCTACATGGCAGGTGCCTCATCCTTTTGCGGAAGCCATGAGGGAACAAAATACCTAAATGAACTAACCGGACGCGGCATCAAAATGGTGCAACTATGCTCTAACCATCCTCAACTTAGCTCTCCCTATGTCTTAGTAGATAATGAGGCCGGTGGATATATGGCAACGAAACATCTTCTTGATCTTGGCCATACCCGTATTGCCCATTTCCATGAACATACCACAAGGGAAGGTCAGGAACGATACCACGGATATAAGCTGGCTTTGGACGTGGCTGGGGTACCCTGCATTCCAGAACTGGTTGAGCGATGTAGTTTTGACTGGAGAAGCGGCTACGGTGCGATGGAAAGGTTACTGAATGGCGCCAATCCTCCTACGGCGGTCTTTGCCTGTGATGATATGTCCGCGTGGGGGGCAACCCAAGCGGCAATTGATCGGGGAGTGCGGGTGCCAGAAGATGTGGCTATAGTTGGCTATGATGATCTGGCTATTGCAGAATTTATGCCTACGGGTCTTACGACTATTCATCAACCCAAGGGAGATCTAGGTGCAGCTGCAGTTAAACTTCTTTTGAAGCAGATTGACGGACAGCAGTCCTCCAATATTGTGCTCCAACCGGAATTGGTGGTTCGTCAGTCCTGTGGTGCGTATAGTGGACCCCGGTTTAGCGCCTTAGCGTAA
- a CDS encoding Gfo/Idh/MocA family oxidoreductase gives MAKLKVGVIGCGAIAEAVHIPGYRRISDKVEIAAIADIDKQILNDVGDRYGISDRYLDWHDLIRREDIDAVSVCTPNYLHAEQTIAALGAGKHVMCEKPMATSVQEAQAMLQARDAAGKKLFVGFTHRYMHHNIRAKQIIDEGVIGSPYIMRIRFSHDGPYKSWSAKTDWFFDRERAKGGALLDMGIHAIDLMRWFFGEATAVKASCGTYVKEIDVEDTAILIIEFGSGKIGYIEVGWSTKPGAIGFELYGTEGTLINDYSTPLRLYLPEDKSRIFNVDDFNEGWVEIKDCIGGGWDTEIEQFVDSIRNDIPITTGGEAGLAAVRIAEAAYQSAATGNRIDL, from the coding sequence ATGGCGAAGTTGAAGGTAGGGGTAATTGGCTGTGGTGCGATTGCGGAAGCGGTACATATTCCTGGTTACCGGCGCATCAGTGATAAGGTGGAGATCGCGGCGATCGCAGATATTGATAAACAGATCCTAAATGATGTTGGGGATCGGTACGGAATCAGCGATCGCTACCTCGATTGGCATGATTTGATCCGAAGAGAAGATATAGATGCTGTAAGTGTTTGTACCCCCAACTACCTCCATGCAGAGCAGACTATTGCTGCGTTGGGTGCGGGAAAACACGTCATGTGTGAAAAGCCCATGGCTACCAGCGTTCAAGAGGCACAGGCCATGTTACAGGCAAGGGATGCTGCGGGCAAGAAACTCTTTGTTGGTTTCACCCACCGGTATATGCACCATAACATTAGGGCCAAACAGATCATCGATGAAGGCGTGATTGGCTCTCCATATATCATGAGAATCAGGTTTTCCCATGATGGACCCTACAAAAGCTGGTCTGCAAAGACCGATTGGTTCTTCGATCGAGAGAGAGCAAAGGGCGGAGCTTTACTGGATATGGGGATCCATGCCATTGATCTAATGCGGTGGTTCTTTGGCGAGGCCACAGCGGTCAAAGCTAGTTGTGGTACCTATGTTAAGGAGATAGATGTGGAGGATACTGCGATCCTGATTATTGAGTTCGGCTCGGGGAAGATCGGCTACATCGAAGTCGGGTGGAGTACAAAACCGGGAGCCATTGGTTTTGAACTGTATGGCACCGAGGGTACGTTGATCAATGACTATTCCACGCCCCTGCGTCTGTACCTGCCAGAAGACAAATCGCGTATCTTCAATGTTGATGACTTTAACGAAGGATGGGTTGAGATCAAAGACTGTATTGGTGGCGGTTGGGATACGGAGATCGAGCAGTTTGTAGACAGCATCCGGAATGATATCCCAATTACTACTGGAGGAGAGGCAGGCCTTGCAGCAGTACGAATTGCAGAAGCTGCCTATCAGTCTGCCGCAACCGGTAACCGGATTGACCTATAG